A single window of Nicotiana sylvestris chromosome 5, ASM39365v2, whole genome shotgun sequence DNA harbors:
- the LOC104248806 gene encoding protein MIZU-KUSSEI 1-like — protein sequence MEEPQSKLPPPPPTPPTTPLSLVKPSSKNNKKRPIKVFRAFRNVFRSFPIITPVCKLPSLPGGRLPENKTGVTGTLFGYRKSRVSLSIQENPGTLPNLVIDLAMQTNVLQKEMSLGMVRIALECEKRPDNNNNNNNHKEKTKLLDEPLWTMFVNGKKSGYCTKRDATEEDLHLMEVLKAVSMGAGVLPPTKSDVEGHVDNEMAYIRAHFERVVRSKDSETLYMLSPDGNSEPELSIFFVRI from the coding sequence ATGGAAGAGCCACAATCAAAATTACCACCACCACCACCTACTCCACCTACAACTCCATTATCCCTCGTCAAGCCTTCTtcgaaaaataataaaaaaaggccCATAAAAGTCTTCAGAGCTTTTCGCAATGTGTTCCGGTCCTTCCCTATAATCACACCGGTATGTAAACTCCCTTCTCTCCCCGGCGGCCGTTTACCCGAAAATAAAACCGGCGTCACGGGCACATTATTTGGATATAGAAAAAGTCGTGTCAGCCTCTCAATTCAAGAAAACCCAGGAACTCTGCCTAATCTGGTCATTGACCTGGCCATGCAAACCAACGTGTTGCAAAAGGAAATGAGCCTCGGGATGGTGCGAATCGCATTGGAATGCGAGAAAAGACCcgataataacaataataataataatcataagGAGAAAACAAAGCTTCTTGATGAGCCATTATGGACTATGTTTGTAAATGGAAAAAAAAGTGGCTATTGTACAAAGAGAGATGCCACGGAGGAAGATCTCCATCTCATGGAGGTTCTTAAGGCGGTGTCCATGGGCGCCGGCGTGTTGCCGCCGACGAAATCCGACGTGGAAGGACACGTGGACAATGAGATGGCGTACATAAGAGCACATTTTGAACGAGTAGTGAGATCAAAAGATTCGGAAACCCTATACATGTTGAGCCCAGATGGGAATAGTGAACCTGAATTAAGTATTTTCTTTGTGAGGATATGA